One segment of Mus caroli chromosome 6, CAROLI_EIJ_v1.1, whole genome shotgun sequence DNA contains the following:
- the LOC110296785 gene encoding putative vomeronasal receptor-like protein 4 has protein sequence MSSFKNVLYFQAGLGVLANMVLLLFYIFIILGHXPKPTDLISCQLTFVHIIMVLIGGDILLTDIFELLNIENDFKCKAIFYISRVMRGLSICTTCLLSVFQAVTISPSTSLLAKFKQKLKKYMVCVFLCIWFFNLAFSTNRIFYVGGFTNVSETNQMQVTKFCSLLPMNIIIRGLIFTISTSRDVFLVGVMLTTSVYMVITMFRYKRQCKYLYSISHLRESPEKRATQTILLLVSFFVVMYWVDFIISFTSDTIWMYDPVILTLQKFVMNAYPTITPLVQISSDNRIIIMLKNLQSKHQQKFFNKDFFFSL, from the coding sequence ATGTCTTCATTTAAGAATGTTCTTTATTTCCAAGCTGGACTTGGAGTCTTAGCCAATAtggttcttcttcttttctatatttttataatccTAGGTCACAGNCCTAAGCCCACAGACCTGATCTCCTGTCAACTGACCTTCGTTCACATAATAATGGTCCTCATTGGAGGGGATATTTTGCTTACAGACATATTTGAGTTATTAAACATTGAGAATGACTTCAAATGCAAGGCAATTTTTTATATTAGCAGGGTGATGAGAGGCCTCTCTATCTGTACCACCTGCCTGCTGAGTGTGTTCCAGGCTGTCACTATCAGTCCCAGTACCTCTTTGTTggcaaaatttaaacaaaaactaaaaaaatacatGGTCTGTGTTTTCTTATGCATTTGGTTTTTCAATTTGGCCTTCAGTACTAACCGGATATTTTATGTTGGTGGTTTTACTAATGTGAGTGAGACCAACCAGATGCAGGTCACTAAATTCTGCTCACTCTTACCCATGAACATTATTATCAGGGGATTGATTTTTACAATATCAACCtccagagatgtgtttcttgtaggaGTCATGCTTACCACAAGTGTATACATGGTCATAACCATGTTTAGGTATAAAAGGCAGTGCAAGTATCTTTATAGCATCAGTCACTTGAGAGAGTCCCCTGAGAAAAGAGCCACCCAGACCATCTTGCTgctagtgtctttctttgttgtcATGTACTGGGTGGACTTCATCATCTCATTCACCTCAGACACGATATGGATGTATGATCCAGTCATCCTGACTCTTCAGAAGTTTGTGATGAATGCCTATCCCACAATTACCCCTTTGGTACAAATCAGTTCTGATAACAGAATAATAATTATGCTGAAAAACCTGCAGTCAAAGCATCAacaaaaattttttaataaagattttttcttttcattataa
- the LOC110296707 gene encoding putative vomeronasal receptor-like protein 4: MFSLENALYIQAGLGVLANMFLLVFYIFIILGHRPKPMDLISCQQTFIHIMLFFTAGDILHTDIFESLNIENDFKCKTTFYICRVMRGLSICTTCLLSVFQAVTISPNTSLLAKFKHKLKKYTINAFFYIWSFNLSFSSNLIFYVGAYSNVSETNQMKVTKHCSLFPMNYIIRGLILSVTTSRDVFLVGVMLITSTYMVIILFRHQRQCKHLHSISHLRASPEKRATQTILLLVIFFVVMYWVDFIISSTSVLLWMYDPVILTVQKFVMNAYPTITPLVQISSDNRIINSLKNLQSKCH, encoded by the coding sequence ATGTTCTCCTTAGAGAATGCTCTTTATATCCAAGCTGGGTTAGGAGTCCTAGCTAAtatgtttcttcttgttttctatattttcataatCCTAGGGCACAGACCTAAGCCCATGGACCTAATCTCCTGTCAACAGACTTTCATTCACATCATGCTGTTCTTCACTGCAGGGGATATTTTGCATACAGATATATTTGAGTCACTGAATATTGAGAATGACTTCAAATGCAAAACAACTTTTTACATATGCAGAGTAATGAGAGGTCTCTCTATCTgcaccacctgcctcctgagtgtgttccAGGCTGTCACCATCAGTCCCAATACCTCGCTGTTggcaaaatttaaacataaactaaaaaaatacactatcaatgctttcttctatatttGGTCTTTTAATTTGTCCTTCAGTAGTAACCTGATCTTCTATGTTGGTGCTTATTCCAATGTGAGTGAGACTAACCAGATGAAAGTCACTAAACActgttctctcttcccaatgaacTATATCATCAGGGGATTGATTTTATCAGTAACAACCTctagagatgtgtttcttgtaggaGTCATGCTGATTACAAGTACATACATGGTAATAATCTTGTTCAGGCATCAGAGGCAATGCAAGCATCTTCATAGCATCAGCCATCTGAGAGCCTCCCCTGAGAAAAGAGCCACCCAGACCATCTTGCTGCTGGTGATTTTCTTTGTGGTCATGTACTGGGTGGACTTCATCATCTCATCCACATCAGTACTGTTATGGATGTATGACCCAGTCATCCTGACTGTTCAGAAGTTTGTGATGAATGCCTATCCTACAATTACTCCATTGGTACAAATCAGTTCTGATAACAGAATAATCAACTCGCTCAAAAACCTGCAGTCAAAATGTCActag
- the LOC110296783 gene encoding vomeronasal type-1 receptor 90-like, translated as MSSLSFMSSLLENILYFQAGIGVLANIFLLVFYIFIILGHRPKPMDLISCQLSFVHIMMFLTGENFWLADIFESLNVENDFKCKATFYTKRVMRGLSICITCLLSVFQAVTISHRNSLLAKIKHRLKKYMINALFYIWSFNLSFSSNLIFYVGGFTNVSQSKQLKVTKSCSLFPINYIVRSLILTVTTSRDMFLVGIMLITSTYMVIILCRHQRQCKHLHSITPCLRASPETRATHIILLLVVFFVVMYWVDFIISFTSILLWIYDPVFLIVQKFVVNAYPTITPLVQISSDKRITSMVKNLLSQYY; from the coding sequence ATGAGTTCACTTTCCTTTATGTCTTCATTATTAGAGAATATCCTTTATTTTCAAGCTGGGATTGGAGTCCTAGCCaatatatttcttcttgttttctatattttcataatCCTAGGTCACAGACCTAAGCCCATGGACTTGATCTCCTGTCAACTGTCCTTTGTTCACATAATGATGTTTCTCACTGGAGAGAATTTTTGGCTTGCAGACATATTTGAGTCACTGAATGTTGAGAATGACTTCAAATGTAAGGCAACTTTTTACACAAAGAGAGTGATGAGAGGTCTCTCTATCTGcatcacctgcctcctgagtgtgttccAGGCTGTCACTATCAGTCATAGGAACTCCTTGTTGGCAAAAATTAAACATAGactaaaaaaatacatgatcaatgcattattttatatttggtcTTTCAATTTGTCCTTCAGTAGTAACTTGATCTTTTATGTTGGTGGTTTTACCAATGTGAGTCAGTCCAAGCAGTTGAAGGTCACTAAATCCTGCTCACTCTTCCCCATTAACTACATTGTCAGGAGCTTGATTTTAACTGTCACAACTTCCAGGGATATGTTTCTTGTAGGAATCATGCTGATtacaagcacatacatggtgATTATCTTGTGTAGACATCAGAGGCAATGCAAGCATCTTCATAGCATCACTCCTTGCCTGAGAGCATCCCCTGAGACAAGGGCTACCCATATCATCTTGCTGCTGGTGGTTTTCTTTGTGGTCATGTACTGGGTGGACTTCATCATCTCATTCACCTCAATCCTGTTATGGATTTATGATCCGGTCTTCTTGATTGTTCAGAAGTTTGTGGTAAATGCTTATCCCACAATTACTCCTTTGGTACAAATCAGTTCTGATAAGAGAATTACTAGTATGGTGAAAAACTTGCTGTCTCAGTACtactag